Part of the Pseudodesulfovibrio hydrargyri genome is shown below.
TTGGGGGGCGTAATTTGGATGCATGATAGAAAGACCGACAATTTTTCGTCCTCTCGGGCTGTTGGCGGCCGTCCTCGTTTTCGCGGCGGTTCTGGGCGCTGCCGCGCCGTGCTCGGCCAAGGACAGGCTCTTCGTCATCGTGGCCAAATCGGAGTCGGACCGGAATTTCGTCCGGGTCTACAATGCGGCCAAAACCGAGGCCGAGGCGCACGGCGACCGCATGATCCTGACCGGCGGCAAGGACAAGGCCCATTTCCGCCGTCAGAACGAGGCCATACGGGAAGTGATGCGCCAAGAGCCGGACGGGCTGGCCGTCTCGGTCCTGCACAGCGAATTTTTGGCCGAGAATTCCTTCAAGGTGGTGCACGCGGCGGGCATCCCGGTGGTCACCTTCGATTCGGACTTTGCCGAACCCTATCTCTCCCTGCGCGCCGGGTACATAGGCGTGGACAACGTGGAGCTGGGCCGGGAACTGGCCCGGCAGGCGCAGAAGATCCGGCCCCGGGGCGGCATGGTCGCCATCATGACCGGCGGGCTGGACGACACCAACCTGAACGACCGCATCCGGGGAGTGCGCGATCAACTGGGCCTCGGCCTGTCCGGCTCGGGATGGACCCTGCTCGCCCGGTCGCCCATCCCGTGTAGGGACAACTACGACCAGGCGCTGGGCCAGCTGGAGGTCCTGCTCGACGACCCTGAGGTGAGCGTCATCATCTCCGTGGGTTGGTGGGCGCAGATGGCCAACGGCTATGAGGGGCTGGTCGGACGCTACCGGCGCTCCCTCAGCCGGGGCGAGAAGGTCCTGGTCTTCGCCGGGGCGCATCCCCGGCAGCGGGAACTCTTCGCGAAAAAGCTGGGCCACGTGAACATCGGCCTGGATTTCGAGGAGATGGGGCGGCTGGCCTACCGGTATCTGGCCAGGCTGGCCGACGGCGGGACCATCCCGAAGGTGACCTACACGCCCATGGACGTCCTCAGCCAGGACTGTCTCTACGCCCCGGCCAGGTAGGACTACACGTCCAGGCCCTGTTTCTTGTATTCGTTGAGCTTGTTGCGCAGGGTGCGCACGGAGATGCCCAGGAGCTCGGCCGCGCGGGTGCGGTTGCCGGTGGTCTCTTCCAGGCTTTTGAGGATGAGCCGCTTTTCCATCTCGTGCAGGGGCATGACCGACATGGCCTCGTCCGGGGTGGAAGGGGGCGCGGCCTCGCAGGCGGCCTGCTGGTCCGCGTCGATGGCGGACAGGTCGTCCGGGGTCCACTGCTCGTCGCCCATGAGGAAGTGGCGGGGCCGGATGGGGCCCTGGCCCGCCAGGAGCACGGCCCGTTCCATGAGGTTCTGCAACTCGCGCACGTTGCCGGGCCAGTCGTAGTCCATGAGCCATTTTCTGGCCTCGTCCGTGAAGGCGAGCCTGGCCAGCCCGTAGGCGGCGGTGAACTTGTTGGTGAAGAATTCGGCCAGCAGGAGCACGTCGTCGCCCCGGTCCTTGAGCGCGGGCAGGGCCAGGGGGATGACGTTCAGCCGGTAGTAGAGGTCCTGGCGGAACTTGCCTTCCTTGACCGTGTCCTCGATGCGCCGGTTGGTGGTGGCCAGGACGCGCACGTCCACCTTGACCGTGTCCACGCCGCCCACGCGGTCGAACTCGGACTCCTGCAGGACGCGCAGCAACTTGGCCTGCAGGCCCAGGTCCATCTCGGTGATTTCGTCCAGCAGGATGGTCCCGCCGTCGGCCAGTTCGAACTTGCCGAGCTTGCGTTGGATGGCCCCGGTGAACGCGCCCTTTTCATGGCCGAAGAGCTCGCTCTCCAGCAGGTGCTCGGGCAGGGCCGCGCAGTTGATGGCCACAAAGGGCCGGTCCGCGCGGTCGGAGTTGTGGTGCAGATAGCGGGCGAACATCTCCTTGCCGGTGCCGGACTCGCCGGAGATGAGCACGGTCGCCTTGGACCCGGCCACCTGCTTGGCCAGGGCGAGCACGCGCAGCACCGCGGTGTGGCGGCCGATGATCTGGAATCTGCCCTGGGGCGAGCCGTTGCCCGCGGGCGCGGCGTGCGCCTTGGGCGGGCAGGTTTCGGGTTCGGGTTCCGGCTTGGGTTGGTCCTCGGGCAGGACCAGCTGGATTTTTTCCCAGGCCAGGGGCTCGATCCAGTAGTCGCGCGCTCCGAGTTCGAGGAATTCCGTGGCCTGTTCGGCGTTGCCCGAGGCCGAGAAGATGACCACGGGCGGGAAGCCCGGGGTCTCGGCCCCCTTGGCCAGGAACGCCCTGGCGTCGAACCCCTGCAATCGCGGACGGCAGAAGACCAGGCAGGGCCGGGATTTCTTGATGAACCCGAGCGCCCCGTTGAGGTTGTCGGCCAACCCCGCCTGCAACCCGGCCTTCTGCAAGGTGGGAAAGATGGCGGTCACGGACTGCGGCTCCGCGATGAAAAGGACAGTTCTTGCCGTCATGGTCATTTCTATTAGCGGTATCTCGGAGAGTTTACAAGGGGTTCGCACACTTGCCGCGCGGGCCTGGCTTGTGCCTTCCTTTCTTGCCCAGGTCCCGCCCATCTGCTACTTCTCGGAAGCCTGAGCGCAAACGAGAAAAAACGATGAGCATATCCATACCCGTCCTTTGCTACCACAACGTGTCCGACGTGAACGGGCACACGCCCGAAATGTTTCGCGAGCACCTCGACGCCATGGCCGACGCGGGCTGGCGGACCATCACGGCCCGCGATCTGCTGGCCGTGACGCGCGGGGAGATGAAGCCTCCGAAAAAGTCCCTGGTCCTGACCTTCGACGACGGCCACGTGTCCAACTGGACCACCGTGGTTCCGGAGCTGGAAAAGCGGAACATGACCGGGACCTTTTTCGCCCTCACGGACTTCACCGCGCCCGGTGGGGCGCGCGCGCCAGAGACCGCGCCCGGGATGCTGCCCATGAAGCGGGCCTTCCGGGCCGCCTTCGTGGACAACGACTTTTCCCAGTTCATCAACGAAGCCGAAATCAGGGCCATGCTCGACAAGGGCATGGAGGTCTTCGCCCACGGCTGCCGCCATCAGGCGGCCTTCAGGAGCCTCGCGCCGGACGGACGGCTCGGGGACGGGATAACCCACTGGGGCGGCTGGTCCATCTACCCCGGGCACGACGACTTCTGGCCGACCTTCAAGCCGGGCAGCGGATACGTCTACGACGGATTCTGGCCCCGCTTCGAGCAAGGGGAGAGCCCGCGCTTCGTCAAGCGAACCGAGGCCGAACGCCGCGAATTCTGCCGTCGGGACTTCAGGCGGAGCATGGAGCGCATCCGGGAATTGAACGGCTATGATGAGCAGCTCTTCTGCTGGCCGTGGGGCCAGTTCGATCCGGTCAGCGAGGCCGAGCTCAAGGACGCGGGGTTCGCCGGGGCCTTCACCCTGGAACGGAGCGCCAACACACGGGGCACGGACCCGTTCCGGCTCAACCGCCTCGGCGTGGCCGCCAAGAAGGACGGCAGGTGGGTGCAGACCCGGCTGCGCATGTACGGCGCAACCGCATCGGCCCGGGTATTTTTCAAGAAGTTCCACAAGAAGCCGGAAGTATCCTCCGTGCTCTACGCCACGGACTCCAACAAGCTGTCCGGCGGCAGCCGCCAGATGGTCAACAACGTCAAGGCCATGGCCGACATGGGGTTGAAGGTCTACGCCCTGGTCACCCCGGACACGGCCATCAACGGGGCCCTCGAACCGCTGAAGGGCGAGAACGTGGAGGTCCTCCATTTCGACGGCTTCAGCCGGTACGCGGAGGCCGGGAAGTTTCTCAAGGCGCTGATCGAGGAAAAGGGCATCGACGTGGTCCACACCTTCCACAACCGGGCGTACAAGATGGGTGTGCTGGCCCGGCTGCTGGGCGCGAAGTTCAGGCTGTTCATCAACCGGGGGGTCATCTCCAGGCCCAACGCCGTGTTTTTCCTGTGGACCGCGCTGTCCGACGGGGTCATCGCCAACTCGGCCCAGTGCGCCGAGGTCATGCGCCGGTACTGGGTGCGCGGCAAGCGTCTCAACGTGGTCTACAACGCCTATGCCGGGCCGGATTTCGGCGAGCCGAAGCCGCGCAGGAAGCGGGGCACGCGCTACATCTACGTGGGCAACTCCGTGGACATCAAGGGGTTCGACGTCTTTCTCAAGGCCGCCGACCGCCTCTGCGAAGGCGGGGCGCGGGACCTGGAATTCGTGGGCGTGGGCGTGCCCGACAACAAGCTCTCGAAATTCGACGATGTCTTCACCCCGGTGGTCCGCGAGCGCTACCGCAACGCGGGCGAGATTCCCCACGCCGAGGTCCTGGACGAACTGCGCTTCGCCGACGTCCTGGTCGTCTCCTCGCGCAAGGAGAGCCTGCCCAACGCCCTGCTCGAGGGGTTCGATTTCGGCCTGCCCGCCGTGTGCACCCGCGTGGGCGGCATCCCCGAGGTGGTCCGCGACAACGTCGACGGCTTTCTCTGCGCGTCCGGGGACGCGGACTGCCTGGCCGAAAAGATGCGCCTGCTGGCCGAGGACCCGCCAAAGCGGTTCGCCCTGGGACTGGCGGGCCGCCGATTGGTGCGTACCCTGCTCACGCCCGAGGCCAAGGGGCGCAACCTGATGCGCGTGTACATGGGCGAGCGGCTGTACGAGCCCCTGCCCGTGGAGGACATGGCCGTGCCCGACCCGGCCGCCGGATTCTTCGACGAACCCTCCGGAAACCAGGAGGAACTTCCCCATGAGCACGGACCGCGCTGACGCCCCGGCCGCCTTCTGGCGCGCCCTGCCCGAAGACCTCAAGGCGCTGCTGCGCCTGGGCTTCATGGGCAAGGCCCATCTGCTCGACGTGGCCGCCCGCTGCCTGCGCCCGGGCCGGTCGGACCTTGCGGAGGTAGCCGGGGACGCCCTGAACATCCTGGCCGCCGACCATCCGCTGGACGGCGGGCTGGCCGCCGAACTGCTGGCCGCCGAACCGGCCGCCACGCTCCTGGCCCCCGACACCGTTGCCCGGCTGCGCGTCCTGGCCGCCCATTGGGTGCGCCCGGCCGACATGGCGCCGCTGCTTGATCTCCTGAACGGACGCGACTTCGCGCGGACCCGCGCCTTCCTGGATCAAGCCGTGCGCGACGAGCCCGGCAATCTGTTCTGGCGCGAGCAGGCCGTGACCACGGGCACGGTGGAGAACGACCCGGACTTCGTCTTCGCCTGCCTGAAAGCTTCGGCCCCCGAAGCGGCCGCCCCGGTCCTGGCCGCCGCCGAAGAGTGCACCCGGACCCTTTTTTTCCCGCCCGAACCTCCCGCCCCGGAGGAGCTGCTGGCCGCCGCCCGCCGGTCTCCGTGGAACGCGGGGTTGGTCCTGCGCGCCTTTGACGCGCTCTCGGGCGCGGCCGGGGAGCGCAGCCCGCTGCCGGGCCGGACCGCCGTGCTGCTCTATTCCTGGAACAAGGCGGACGAACTCGACGCCACTCTGTCCTCGCTGCTCGCCTCGGACCTGGCCGGCGTCTCGGTCTTTGTCCTGGACAACGGCTCCACGGACGGTACCGCCGGGGTCCTGGACCGCTTTGCTTCGCGGTTCGCCGATGTGATCGGCGCGGACCGGTTCACGGTCATACCCCTGCGGGTAAACGTCGGGGCCGCCGCCGCGCGCAACTGGCTGCTCCACCTGGACGCGGTGCGGGAGCACGATTTCTGCTGCTATCTCGACGACGACGTGGATCTGCCGTCCGACTGGCTGCTTCGTCTCGGCGCGGCGGTCCGGCGCTATCCCGAGGCGGGCGTGTGGGGCTGCAAGGTGGTGGACCACGCCAACCCGTTATGCATCCAGAGCGCGGACAACCACCTGGCCATGGACCCTGAAGCCCGCGTCGACCTGAGCCGTACGGCCCCCAATCCGTTCTCGCTCACCGGCCTGCACGTCCAGACCCTGGACACCGGCGGCTTCGACTTCCTGCGTCCGTGCGCGTCGGTCACCGGCTGCTGCCACCTGTTCCGCACCAGAGTCCTGCTCGAATCCGGGGACTTCGCCATCCAGCTTTCCCCGTCCCAGTACGACGACATGGAGCACGACCTGCGGCTGTGCGAGGCGGGCCTGTTCCCGGTCTATCAGGGCCATCTGGCCGTGCGCCACAGGAAGCGCACCGGGGCGGCGTCCCTGACCTCGGATCAGGAGCGCGGCAACGCCCTGGGCAACAAGTACAAGATGCAGACCATGCACGCCCGCGCCGACATCGCCGAGGCCCTCAGGGCCGAGCAGGCCCTGCTCGAGGCCGACCTGACCGGAAAGCTCGACTACCTCGAAGGGGTGTAGGGGGGGACCGCCTGCGGCGGGGAGAAGGAGGGCGCCTTGCGGCGGGCCTGACTGCGCTCTTTGCATTGTCCGCGCATCCGCGTCCGGGCTTACGGTTGTCCGCCTTATTTTCGATTTCGCCTTTACGGCGACTTCCTTTTTTGCTGGCGCAGAAAAAAGGAAGCAAAAACTGCGCTGTGGCGCGAGCGCGGCGGAAACGGCCCCAAGAGCCCGTAGGCGGCTTTCGCTGGCCGGATCGAAGGTCTGCCGCGCAGCCGCGATCCGGCCTCTCTTCGCCGCCGGAGACGGGCTCTAGGGGCCGCTTCCGATTGCTGCGCTCCGCATGGATGGATTGGGCCATGGCGTTTGGTTTGGCATAGGGTTCGGCAGGAATTCCTTTTGGCGGCCGATGGAGCGATTCGGACGCTTGCGTCCGGCAGCGGCTCTCGCGGCGCAGCCGCCCTCTTCGGCTCACGGATGAAAACCGGTAACTTGCCGATATCTCAGACAACTCAAGACTGAAGGGGATTCCCTCCCCGAGCAGGAGGAAGGCGCTTACCGGAGCAGCAGTTGCTGTCCCTTGGAGAAGCACCGCTTGCGGACCAGGTTGGTGACGATCAGCGCCCCCACGGCGGTGGAGGCGACCAGCATGAGCATGACCACGATCTGGTAGCGGATGGCGATCAGCGGGTCGGTGCCGGACAGTATCTGGCCGGTCATCATCCCGGGCAGGGAGACCAGCC
Proteins encoded:
- a CDS encoding substrate-binding domain-containing protein, translated to MIERPTIFRPLGLLAAVLVFAAVLGAAAPCSAKDRLFVIVAKSESDRNFVRVYNAAKTEAEAHGDRMILTGGKDKAHFRRQNEAIREVMRQEPDGLAVSVLHSEFLAENSFKVVHAAGIPVVTFDSDFAEPYLSLRAGYIGVDNVELGRELARQAQKIRPRGGMVAIMTGGLDDTNLNDRIRGVRDQLGLGLSGSGWTLLARSPIPCRDNYDQALGQLEVLLDDPEVSVIISVGWWAQMANGYEGLVGRYRRSLSRGEKVLVFAGAHPRQRELFAKKLGHVNIGLDFEEMGRLAYRYLARLADGGTIPKVTYTPMDVLSQDCLYAPAR
- a CDS encoding sigma-54 dependent transcriptional regulator, producing MTARTVLFIAEPQSVTAIFPTLQKAGLQAGLADNLNGALGFIKKSRPCLVFCRPRLQGFDARAFLAKGAETPGFPPVVIFSASGNAEQATEFLELGARDYWIEPLAWEKIQLVLPEDQPKPEPEPETCPPKAHAAPAGNGSPQGRFQIIGRHTAVLRVLALAKQVAGSKATVLISGESGTGKEMFARYLHHNSDRADRPFVAINCAALPEHLLESELFGHEKGAFTGAIQRKLGKFELADGGTILLDEITEMDLGLQAKLLRVLQESEFDRVGGVDTVKVDVRVLATTNRRIEDTVKEGKFRQDLYYRLNVIPLALPALKDRGDDVLLLAEFFTNKFTAAYGLARLAFTDEARKWLMDYDWPGNVRELQNLMERAVLLAGQGPIRPRHFLMGDEQWTPDDLSAIDADQQAACEAAPPSTPDEAMSVMPLHEMEKRLILKSLEETTGNRTRAAELLGISVRTLRNKLNEYKKQGLDV
- a CDS encoding glycosyltransferase — encoded protein: MSISIPVLCYHNVSDVNGHTPEMFREHLDAMADAGWRTITARDLLAVTRGEMKPPKKSLVLTFDDGHVSNWTTVVPELEKRNMTGTFFALTDFTAPGGARAPETAPGMLPMKRAFRAAFVDNDFSQFINEAEIRAMLDKGMEVFAHGCRHQAAFRSLAPDGRLGDGITHWGGWSIYPGHDDFWPTFKPGSGYVYDGFWPRFEQGESPRFVKRTEAERREFCRRDFRRSMERIRELNGYDEQLFCWPWGQFDPVSEAELKDAGFAGAFTLERSANTRGTDPFRLNRLGVAAKKDGRWVQTRLRMYGATASARVFFKKFHKKPEVSSVLYATDSNKLSGGSRQMVNNVKAMADMGLKVYALVTPDTAINGALEPLKGENVEVLHFDGFSRYAEAGKFLKALIEEKGIDVVHTFHNRAYKMGVLARLLGAKFRLFINRGVISRPNAVFFLWTALSDGVIANSAQCAEVMRRYWVRGKRLNVVYNAYAGPDFGEPKPRRKRGTRYIYVGNSVDIKGFDVFLKAADRLCEGGARDLEFVGVGVPDNKLSKFDDVFTPVVRERYRNAGEIPHAEVLDELRFADVLVVSSRKESLPNALLEGFDFGLPAVCTRVGGIPEVVRDNVDGFLCASGDADCLAEKMRLLAEDPPKRFALGLAGRRLVRTLLTPEAKGRNLMRVYMGERLYEPLPVEDMAVPDPAAGFFDEPSGNQEELPHEHGPR
- a CDS encoding glycosyltransferase family A protein — protein: MSTDRADAPAAFWRALPEDLKALLRLGFMGKAHLLDVAARCLRPGRSDLAEVAGDALNILAADHPLDGGLAAELLAAEPAATLLAPDTVARLRVLAAHWVRPADMAPLLDLLNGRDFARTRAFLDQAVRDEPGNLFWREQAVTTGTVENDPDFVFACLKASAPEAAAPVLAAAEECTRTLFFPPEPPAPEELLAAARRSPWNAGLVLRAFDALSGAAGERSPLPGRTAVLLYSWNKADELDATLSSLLASDLAGVSVFVLDNGSTDGTAGVLDRFASRFADVIGADRFTVIPLRVNVGAAAARNWLLHLDAVREHDFCCYLDDDVDLPSDWLLRLGAAVRRYPEAGVWGCKVVDHANPLCIQSADNHLAMDPEARVDLSRTAPNPFSLTGLHVQTLDTGGFDFLRPCASVTGCCHLFRTRVLLESGDFAIQLSPSQYDDMEHDLRLCEAGLFPVYQGHLAVRHRKRTGAASLTSDQERGNALGNKYKMQTMHARADIAEALRAEQALLEADLTGKLDYLEGV